The genomic region GCGTCGCGGGTGAGAAACGGCACCTCCCGTACTCGTTTGCCCGCGCCCCGGAGGTTTTACCGTGCGGTTAGACCGGTTGTTAGCACCGAACGGGTATACGTCGTGAAGCGGGAGGTCCCGGCCCAACGCGTGGCCGCCTATCCCGCGGGACATACGCCGGCCGGGGCGACGCGAACGTACGTTTAGGTTCCCGGCCTTTCGTTCGCAACTTCGCGCCGTTCTTGCGGTTATGTATTAGATATGGTAGATTAACGGCGATGGTACGGCGTTTCTTATTCCGGAAGATAGGACGTACGTACCGGCGCGCTGTGAGGCTGCGACGTTGCGTCGCCGCGAGCGCCGTCGTGGATGCGTTACCGCATAATACAAAGTCGGTTGCCGCTGGACGGTTTTCCGTTCGTTACCCGTCGTACGGCTACCCCCGGCGTAACGGCAGGTCCCGGCGTCGGAACTTCCACGCGTCCGCGGGTCGGGTTGGGGGTATAGCGAAGTATGTTGAACTCTGAAAAAGATTATTTCGGCCGAATAGCTATTTGGCTTTGCCTCGCCGCGTTGTTTATGGTTGGGGCGGCCTGCAAACGAAAGGAGCCGGTGGAAGTGAGCCCGCCGGAGAGCGCTGAGGTCCCGCGCGAAGAGGGAACGTCGGCAACGACGCCGGCCGAGAAAGAACTTTTGAGAATCGCCCGCGAGACGCTGCGTACCGCGGTGGAGGAGGGGCGGACGTACGAACCGCCGCGACCCGACTCGGCCGAGCTGCTCGAGGAACGCGGCGTCTTCGTGACGTTGAAGAAACGCGGCATGCTGCGCGGTTGCATCGGCTACGTCCTGCCGACGGTGCCGCTCTACCTCGCGGTCCGGGACATGGCCATAAACTCGGCGCTGCGCGACCCGCGTTTCCCGCCCGTAACCGCGGCTGAGCTCCCGGGACTATATATCGAGATATCGATTATGACGTTCCTCCAACCCGTCGAAGACCCGAAAGAGATCGTCGTGGGCGAGGACGGCCTGGTCATCGAGGCGGGGGGACGGAGCGGCCTGTTGTTGCCGCAGGTGGCGCCGGAGCAGGGGTG from bacterium harbors:
- the amrA gene encoding AmmeMemoRadiSam system protein A; the encoded protein is MLNSEKDYFGRIAIWLCLAALFMVGAACKRKEPVEVSPPESAEVPREEGTSATTPAEKELLRIARETLRTAVEEGRTYEPPRPDSAELLEERGVFVTLKKRGMLRGCIGYVLPTVPLYLAVRDMAINSALRDPRFPPVTAAELPGLYIEISIMTFLQPVEDPKEIVVGEDGLVIEAGGRSGLLLPQVAPEQGWNRERFLEGVCMKAGLPPDAYTWEDAKLSKFQAHIFGGPYLEPAA